A region of the Montipora foliosa isolate CH-2021 chromosome 8, ASM3666993v2, whole genome shotgun sequence genome:
aaaagtaataataataataataataataacaaaaagaaTATTTCGTTTATCTGTAAAGCAAAATAATGCAATTTATTTAACACCTTGGATGCTTGCACACCCGATGATATCAATCAatgaaaatcaatcaatcaattattcAATAATAATCACTACCAATTATGTTGGAAATCAATCAGGTCATCACTGAGTCAGATGTCGATGAAACCAACTGTGAAAACACTGTTGGCGCAGATGACGGCGGGGACTGTTTTTGCCGCATTGATATAGAACTATATCAATGCCGAGATACCCCTGCCTGCCGGGATAGCCCTGCTGAAGGAAGGACGGAACTTCGCCATAACTTCTGCGTACATCCCTGCCACGGAGATTATCGCCAAGGTCGAATCAGCCACCAAACAACTCGACGCTGAACAAGCAGATACTGTCAGGAGAGCTGTTAACAATATCCTTCAACAGGCAGAACCACCAGAGCCCAACATCACGAAGGAAATGCAAGACGCCCTTAAACTCTTAAATACGGACGAGTCCATCATGGTGCTCCCAGCGGACAAAGGGCGCGCCAGCGTAGACATGGATACCGACACCTATTACACTAAGATGTCTACCCTTATCGAGAACAGACCGTACCAGCTGCTCAACAAAGACCCGACAGACCGTCTGCATGACCCGGAAGTTGTCCGAAAAGCAACTAACCTTGAACCGAAGCGGATATCTATCAGAAACCGTTTACAACAAAATCAGACCTTGACACAAACAGCCGCCTATAATCTACGGTTTACCAAAGATTCACAAGGCCGGTGTACCCTTAAGACCTATTGTGTCATGCGTTAATACCTTCGCATATGATTTATCTGCTTACTTAGCTGACATCTATCTCCTTAATTTAACAGGTAACTCGGGTTTCACGGTGACTAATTCAGCTCACTTCGTTTCCACCATTAGTAGTACTATCCCAGACAACAAAATCATGGTGTCTTTCGACTTAGAGTCGCTGTTTACCAACGCTCCCATCGACGCCCCTGTCAACCGCGCTACAGAAACTAGAGGACGACCCCAGCCTTGCGGACCGAACGACACTAACACCTGCTCAGGTTGCTAACGTCCTGAATTTCGTATTGAGATCTACATACTTCCAGTATAACGGATCAATTTATGAACAATTAGAAGGAGCCGCCATGGGAAGCCCGGTCTCCGCTGTTATTGCTAACCTATACATGGAGAGTTTCGAACAACAGGCAATAACTACTTCGGCCTACAAACCTAGGATCTGGAAACGCTACATTGACGACACTTTCACTATCCTGGATCGCGGAAACGTTGAGAGCTTCTTACAGCATCTGAACAACCAGCAGCCTTCCATTCGCTTCATCATGGAGACAGAGAATGACTACAAACTCGCTTTCCTTGACACCGCAGTTTCAAGAGAACCGGACGGCCGCCTCAACACCAGCCTATACAGGAAGCCTACGCACACTGATCAGTACTTAGCGTATGATTCCCACCACCCGCAATCAGTAAAACGCGGTATTGTCAAGTGCCTCTACGAGCGCGCCAAACGTCTCGTAACAAAAACCTCTGTTATCTCCAAGGAGAAGAAGCACCTGTCTTCTGTTCTTGTCTCTAATGGTTaccctttttctttcttgcagaaaatcaccaagactACGAAACCGAGTAGGTAGCAGTGCTGAGCCCACGATCGAGTACAAGTCTACTGCGGTTTTAGGCTATGTCAAAGGCCTATCCGAACAACGTCGCCGCTGCCTACAGCAACAAGGCATACGCGCTGTTTTCAAGTCGGAGACTACATTAAGATCACACCTAGTACGAGCCGCTGTCGAGCCgactaaacaagatggcgtggtttacaggattccctGTGAATGCGGTAAAGTCTGCTTTGGCGAGACTGGAAGACCTATGCAAGATAGAATCAAAGAACATGAGCGAGACATCCGACTTGcccgtacccagacctccgccgtttcagaacacgctaacaacaTCGGCCACAGCccgctttggaacgaagtaaagtttattgatcgtgatcctcattggtacacacgcagggtcaaagaggcgattcacataAAACTTCACCCTAACAGCATCAACGGGGATAGTGGACTAGAAATTCCGGAAGAatggatgcccacgatcaagaCACACACAGCAAGAGAACCGTACGAAAGCGGACCGCtgaaggaacaacacaccgaaacagGGAGGGTCGAAAGGCACCAACCACAGCTACTGAAAGCCAACCAATCAGAGCGaagcatcctgcttaaaaggtgacgcttaaccagtcgacctcatcgcctgatgaagactagcagtatgcagtcgaaacatcgcgatctacatcagaagtgaccacatcgtaagacaaacgagaatactttgtTATTGTTGTAGTTCACCACGATGAATGACAGCAACCCTTTTTACGATATGAACTTATATTTGGAATTTCTATCTGCGACAGTGAACTTCAAATAAACGCCCCTCTCTAACAAACGTCTCGTATCTATTTAACCCTTCCATAAACGCCCTGGGGCGTTTATTAGATCATTTACAAGCATGCGAAACGAATACGTCATTTCTGAGTTAATGTCTTCCttttcttcaaagcgagtcttagtgcgaagtttttgtgatggtgaataaaactaattttcataagaaaaacttcgcacttttgaaaaacttcgcactttgaagaggaggcaaacatgaaTTCGCAAATGAACTGCAATAATCAGAAAGTAGTCCCAATGGCAACAAATCATATTTCCCGGTGACGTCCTTGTTCTTGTCGACATCGCTGTCGCTAAAGATCCATAAAATTACTATGAATAACAAGCGTCATCCATTGCAGTATGCTACGTTTTCAAAAAAAGATGGCCACATTGAccgattcggctaactcaatgttgcacACACGGGGTTAACACGGGGTTAACACAAGTCTTCGAAAAACTAGTTTATAAGCAACTTAATTAATTGCATCCAAAAAACGAAATACTTTTCCAATTCCAGTTTGGCTTCAGAAAAGGTCATTCAACAGCGCAAGCTGTCTCTGAAATTGCAGACAGTCTAAGAAAAGcaattctcaaactcattaataattcataagccaaaaacaaaagaaatcactaccgtgatgaaagtttggatatgtggtcttaattagcataaaatttcgccaactttgatcccaaatatctcttaaaatactaattactttgagaagcaatatcaaacactcgaaagagtgtttcatcagatatccaaccaactcgaaatcggttaaaaaactcgcttctcggtgtttggatatccgatgaaacactccttctcgtgtttgatatattacttatAGACAATAACCTATATACTTGTGGAATATTTATAGACTTTTCAAAAGCATTAGATGCCGTAAATCACCAAATATTGTTAATGAAATTACAATCATATGGAATTAGAGGGCTTTTCCTTAAAATGGTTTACGAGTTACTTTCAGAACAGGCAGCAGTACGTAGCAATAGGTGATAAAGAGTCTCCAAGACAAGCTATAACTTGCGGAATTCCGCAAGGGCCTTTGCTTTTCTTACTTTATATTAATGATCTACCTAACTGCTCAGAGTCCTTAACttttagtgtcaactattattAGTTACTAAGTTGTACGTGCACCTACCTGCCTGGTTTCGGCGTTTTTCTTGGGTCGGGTTCAGGGTCGGGTGTTGCTCCTATCAATCGCACAAATAAAGCGCAGGCGGCGAGTGCAACAAGTAAAGACAAATAGAccgaaaaagagagaaaaacatGCGCCATCTTAATACTGAATGGAAAATCTGTAAAAGAAAAAGGCACGCTTATcaaattacatgaaattttacGCAAAATcacaaattcatcacatcccgGTAAAAGTCTTATTAGTTCATGCGATAATCGCGACAGTTCCTTCCTTTCAATTTAGTTTACCCAACCGTCACCCAAGACATTTTTGCTTGCTCTTTAAAAGGAGTTCTGCGACATCATTTTCTTAAAAGCTGTTGGAGACAATTAAGTTTTCAACCTTTTAATGGTCATCGTATTTCTCGTAGGGAAAGAAAATGGCCGCAGGTTAAGACAGTCGTTAAAGACAATCAACACAGCAAAATAGAAAGCTGTTATTGATGGAGCCAATGTATACATGTAGGTATTGCCGGAACAATGGATGTGTTGGCAAACGATTTGAGCTCTCGAATCGACCACTATAAGCCAATCCTCGCGTTACGAATAGAATGAAGGAGGTGCATAGTTTAAGTCGTTTTACCAATAGGGCGGTTttgaattgagtgtcgaaaataattagcgaattactttggttttgcatctacttcactcagtgattggttcaaagttttcgcgccactttttcaaccaatcagaagtgaaaccaaaaccaattgtggctcgcgcgtgcacattttcccgccttttgtgtcggctacgtgtaatcacttcgagttttgattggtttactggattgtctccgtcctttttgattggttaaagtaattactatggttttagttttacgacactcatttaaaaaccgctctatacgATATTTAATAAATTAGTGGACCGTAGAGCGTTGAGACCTTGCAGGCTTCAAGTCTTTCCAACTACATtttcacatgatttcgagtacaattttaaaggaataagcacgagtaaataaagaaaaaaagaaaatgcactTTATTTATAAGTgtgtagtcgttctagcgctaattgggaacactgtaaactgaaatcaacaattcaggcaaaatataaaatatactataaaaaaatatttcgaaATAATTTATCCTAATTATGCAGAGAGAACGCAACCGCATCACGTATCACAAATTTGTGCCAACCAAGTCTCGCCTTTGACTAGCTGTTTGtgaactttttaaaattaatcattgaccaatcaaagCTAGTGCTTCCTTTGTTACCTCTTTAGCACCGAATTAAAGCTCTTCCGCAGGAGTATATAACACACACTGTTAAGGCATATAATAAAATCAAGAAGGTCCTAAAAACTGCATTTCTTGTAGCCAGTCATATTGGAGAAAGTTTTCCATGTATCTTATGAGACCAGTTATCGTTGTCTCTTACAAAAGACGAGTAAAGATGGAAAGTCAAATGTACCTACCGGCAGAGAAGGATAATTGCGATAATCTTTTCAGCAAGATCTTGAGAGCGCTGGACTGAAGGAAAACCTCAAACCTCATCACGAAACCAATCCGATCCTCAATAGTTCAGTACTTAATGCAATTATTTTTGACGTCAGAATTGAATTTTGTTCATTTGAAAAACTCCGAATCGCCCAGTTGTGCGCACGAGCATATAACACACATTGTTAAGGCATTTAATAACAACAAACAAGAAGGTCTGTCGAGTATAGTATTGACAAATCAGATTTACTGCAGCACAAACACGTACGGCTTAAATGCCACACGCACTTTTCGAGAAAAGCATGGAGCCCTACAATTTCAAAATAAGCAGAGTCAACTGTAAAAATTGAAAGTGATCGCTTGCGTGTTACGAgtggcgcgcgcagaaaaatatCACGTCACACGTAGGTTCGTTTTGCAATTTGGTGTGTGATTGCACACAAGTGTAACTCGCCCTCGTTGctgcaaaatttgcaaaatgatGCATAGTTTACACTGTATTTCGTGAATTTGAGACGTATACCAATGAATCCTTGGACGCAGCAATGGCCTCAATGTCACGCGCCCATGATAAGCCACCGATCACCAACAGAAAAATAACTGACAAAATGGCGTCAAATTTTGCAGAGGAATTGTTAAGGTGCGGTTATACGCACTACAAAATCGAGCTACAAAACGTGCAATATTGTTGCGTAGCGAGTTTCAAAGAAATGTAGCACGTATTACCATGCGTAGCACAGGTTCGTAACAGGagagattttgaaaatgaattgattaaaaaattaaacgcttaaagatttttaaaacacaTTATAAAAGTGAACGAGGTTTCGGCGCTACGTTACGCCTTTATCaagttaaaaagtaaaaagtgcGAGGTGTAAAATGAATatataatatttgaaaaaaaaaattaaatatttgcGGGTCCTATGGGTATAATCCCCGAGGTAAGAAacacaaaaagataaaaataataataaataaataaatgtacgGTAGTGTCACGTGAACAATTTGGCGCGAATGGAGTCAGCTTGCGTGTTAAGAGAAGGCTTGATGTCCTTTATGTACAACATCTCGTACACTAAACAATCAAACTTGCTGTTGCATTTCCTCAGAACTTTGAAAAGGTGATCAGTCTTTGTTCTGTTGTTGCCATGCTGTGTTTCACGGTGTTTCCCAATAGCTGAATGACGGTGTTCACTTATGCGTTGATGTAAGTGTCGGGCAGTATACCCGACATAATTTGCAGCGCACAAACCCCGTTGAAGCATAGCTTCActcgatttcatatccgcagtccatttcatatatcatttcatcatttattcattcctcacgggaacattagaacctacaaatgaccaactcccaacgtcagtggcttcatagctcagttggttagagcgtcgcaccggtatcgcgaagtcacggtttcaaaccccgttgaagccctgaatttttcactttttactaCGCATTTGCAAaatttgcgttcataactgcgaggatcacagcttcacttgatttgatatccgcagttcaatgtatgatccatttcatatatcatttcataattGACTGTTGCACGAGGTAGTAGCTCTTTCTACTTTGTGCAACAACAAATTGTTACAAAGCATTTTGTAGCGCGCATGGTAATACGTGCTACATCACATTGAAACTCTCTACGCAACAATGTTGCTCATTTTGCAGATCGATTTTGTAGCACGTATTACCGCACTTTTAGAAAGGATTGAAATATCGCAACTAGAAACAAATATAATGAACACAGCTCATATTTGATATCAGGAATTTTGAGCAGAACCAACTCCTGATAACCTCTGATAATGCAAATCCATGATTGGCAATAAGTGCTGTTTATCTCCCCTTGTCGTTAACAAAAAACCCACTTCCCAGTAATCAAAACCAATTTCCCCACCGAAACATCAGGTCAAGCCCGACCTCCTTACTCTTCAGAGTCTGCATGACCCTCAGTGATAAGAAAACGAGGGAAATCCCCCAACACTAAATCCCTGAAAATCGCTTAAAGAGGCACAAAAACCACACAGAAGACAAGAAGCAAGGTAAaaagttttcattcaaaatttcGCTCCCACAGTATCTTCTAGCTTCAAGTACTTCCTTTATTccttttaaaggggctaggtcacgctattttaggtaattttgtttaattttgttaattatgacctctaaacgtcaaattggcagagcaaacGTCTTTCagttgcaaaatcacggccacataacaaatgagaatgattttccagctttgtaaatgacattttgatatggactgatataaatttgaaaaaaggtgggccgacgtttttcaaatttacccaaattcaatccatttcaatcctctccagttttgtccatccatgtcccttcttggcttccctgtgttttgttagagttctcctacagttttgaacagttattttgatagtttagttaattctatgaccattcgatcagtgctgaaattgcctaaaattgcgtgacctggtccctttaattttcaagatggagctatcttgcccgctagggatttctcgcttggtcccgcaagatcaaagtgttttaagtcatataaataaatcctttcttgaccaagcttgttcggtcaagatggctggatttttttgcgtgtttcGTCTCGGTACCTGTGGGGGTACTAGTGGTACCATTCTGCCCCCTCCCCGGATGGAAAGTTAGTGAGGGTTTaatcaagatggcggttgcCGGTGAGAGTCGGTGGCCCAACGATAGAGAGCAATACGAACTTCAGGAAGTCATCGGTAAGGTTCTTATGATTTGctttgcaaataaaatcaaatgagTATGGTCATGAGATTCTTGTTTGGTCTTCAGGTTACGGGGCAACTGCCGTAGTTCAGGCTGCCTTCTGTATTCCTCGCAAAGAGCGAGTGGCTGTCAAGAGAATTGATTTGGAAAAGTGCGGAGCTAGTATAGACGAAATGATGGTAAGATTCTTAGTACTTTGGCATAGAGCACGATACACCAACATCCTCGAACGAATTTTAAGTACTTACGTACGTGGCATCAGTTGTCATTATTCGCGTCTTCATTGAGCTTCGTCCAGCTGTTTCTGAGCTTGGAGCAAGGGCTAGGGCGCAAGCTTTATAATAATTTGCTCGCTACCACTACGGCAATCATAATCGGCTTTATATCAGACAAAGTCCGGAGAACGTCTTTTTCGCTTTACAAAATGAAAGTCTTAAAGTCAGTTTAATTTTTAAGACTTATGTGATTTAGG
Encoded here:
- the LOC137968383 gene encoding uncharacterized protein, which encodes MGSPVSAVIANLYMESFEQQAITTSAYKPRIWKRYIDDTFTILDRGNVESFLQHLNNQQPSIRFIMETENDYKLAFLDTAVSREPDGRLNTSLYRKPTHTDQYLAKSPRLRNRVGSSAEPTIEYKSTAVLGYVKGLSEQRRRCLQQQGIRAVFKSETTLRSHLVRAAVEPTKQDGVVYRIPCECGKVCFGETGRPMQDRIKEHERDIRLARTQTSAVSEHANNIGHSPLWNEVKFIDRDPHWYTRRVKEAIHIKLHPNSINGDSGLEIPEEWMPTIKTHTAREPYESGPLKEQHTETGRVERHQPQLLKANQSERSILLKR